CCAATCAATTAAAACATATTATTTCCCTTTAATCCTATTGATCAGGGCACTACCAACGATGGGGTGTTTCATTTTATCGAGCGGAGAACGCACCATCGCCACGCATATGAGCGAGGCGGGTCATCGAATCAAGGCGGGGCAATCCATTCGTCTGTTAGACATCCCCGTTAAACAAACTCATGGGGCATGGGACGATTTGCACGGTTTTCCCAGCGGCGCGGCATTTTCGAACACGGTCAAGCGTGCGGCGGCGCAACACTACGGCCATGCGGGACGTGCTTTCCTCGAAAAGCTGACTCGTGATAACCGCGATTTTTGCACCCTATTAGAACAGTTCAAGGTGTTGCCGGACTTTTCTACGGGTGTAACGGAGGGGCAAGATAAACGTGCGGCGGCACGGTTCGCTCTCGTTGGCATGGTGGGGGAACTGGCCACTGAGTACGGGATTACTGGGTGGTCGGAGGGAGATGCGATCAAAGCGGCGG
This sequence is a window from Gammaproteobacteria bacterium. Protein-coding genes within it:
- a CDS encoding hypothetical protein (Evidence 5 : Unknown function), whose amino-acid sequence is MGCFILSSGERTIATHMSEAGHRIKAGQSIRLLDIPVKQTHGAWDDLHGFPSGAAFSNTVKRAAAQHYGHAGRAFLEKLTRDNRDFCTLLEQFKVLPDFSTGVTEGQDKRAAARFALVGMVGELATEYGITGWSEGDAIKAAAACFQSWRSLRGKGNDERRKILEQVTGFIERHGDGRFSCVTNDAPLRDRAGWWRDTNGSREYLFTSEGMREALKGFDFNRAMVVLQELGMLPASGSDGKILKSSR